The Artemia franciscana chromosome 11, ASM3288406v1, whole genome shotgun sequence genome has a segment encoding these proteins:
- the LOC136033140 gene encoding mitochondrial ribonuclease P catalytic subunit-like, with amino-acid sequence MFKVFLALRKGISVLPECANSLHTSIVQNNYRFKEKALQILNDSQIDSTRKIESLKTVLNLKNDSPAFKIAFENGKAELVTEFMKKKNETSNVSDAEMLIYLRYVPKYLDVVDQKLVTTFIDRILGMEFVPDSALYDVIHGLSGTKEWQKGISLYNQLKNPSKNCLENLIIASINSWDFDTCFRLLKQLCISYSTISDHILETLVESKVFETLNKTGKYHLKLFISLLAENEIYPSNNVTKKLERQLVSNGYTVNRFLFKRHGKCPKCSTQFQVQTPLTFREYSRLKGAVMKNVLVGNDVFQRSTPEEVEDFKIFIKDRAPFDVIIDGLNVLYISGIRVDQSIKYRKLLSLIQQLKEENKKVLLIGRKHMENGLRNINVSKYCHLYLVNNDSEDDPFMIYSSLMSGPDCYVATRDFLRNHMFNLKDPELKEFFVRWRKTRQLKNFVIENDKICYLPPVKEDRVAQFSENLESVHIPYEDGKARPIIDPPKTWLCAKRITS; translated from the coding sequence ATGTTCAAAGTATTTTTGGCCTTGAGAAAAGGTATTTCTGTATTACCTGAATGTGCCAACTCTCTTCACACAAGTATAGTTCAGAATAATTATCGCTTCAAAGAAAAAGCCTTGCAAATTTTAAATGATAGTCAGATTGATAGTACAAGAAAGATTGAGAGCCTAAAAACAGTATTAAATCTGAAGAATGACTCTCCTGCATTTAAAATTGCCTTTGAAAATGGAAAAGCTGAACTAGTGACTGAgttcatgaaaaaaaagaatgaaacgtCAAATGTATCAGATGCTGAAATGCTGATCTACCTTCGTTATGTACCAAAGTACTTAGATGTCGTTGATCAAAAGTTAGTGACTACTTTTATTGATCGGATACTGGGGATGGAATTTGTTCCTGACAGTGCTTTATATGATGTTATTCATGGACTCTCTGGAACTAAAGAATGGCAAAAAGGGATATCACTTTATAATCAGCTTAAAAACCCTTCAAAAAATTGCcttgaaaatttaataattgcaTCAATTAATTCATGGGACTTTGATACCTGTTTCAGGTTACTGAAACAACTCTGCATAAGTTATTCTACCATTAGTGATCATATTTTAGAAACACTGGTTGAAAGCAAGGTATTTGAAACTCTtaataaaacaggaaaatatcATCTTAAATTGTTCATATCATTACTTGCAGAGAACGAAATATATCCATCTAATAATGTAACAAAAAAGCTGGAAAGGCAATTAGTATCAAATGGTTATACAGTGAATCGATTTCTTTTCAAGCGACATGGAAAATGTCCCAAGTGTTCTACACAATTTCAAGTTCAAACACCGCTGACATTTCGTGAATATTCCCGTTTAAAGGGGGCAGTGATGAAAAATGTCCTTGTTGGAAATGATGTCTTTCAGAGATCAACGCCTGAGGAGGTGGAggacttcaaaatttttattaaggacAGAGCACCATTTGATGTTATCATTGATGGTCTAAATGTTCTCTATATATCAGGAATAAGGGTTGATCAATCGATTAAATACAGGAAACTACTTTCATTAATTCAGCAActtaaagaagaaaacaaaaaagttttattaattgGACGAAAGCATATGGAAAATGGTTTGAGGAACATCAATGTTTCTAAATACTGCCATCTGTATTTAGTCAATAACGACTCGGAGGATGATCCTTTCATGATCTATTCGAGTTTAATGAGTGGTCCGGATTGTTATGTGGCAACACGGGACTTCTTAAGGAATCATATGTTTAATTTGAAAGATCCAGAATTGAAAGAGTTTTTTGTTAGGTGGAGGAAAACTAGGCAATTGAAGAACTTTGTGatagaaaatgataaaatttgttatttaccACCAGTGAAAGAAGATAGAGTAGCACAATTTTCCGAAAATTTGGAATCGGTTCATATACCTTATGAAGATGGAAAAGCGCGACCAATAATTGATCCTCCAAAAACTTGGCTGTGTGCAAAACGAATTACAAGCTAA